Proteins encoded within one genomic window of Bacillus thuringiensis:
- the hscC gene encoding molecular chaperone HscC encodes MAIIGIDLGTTNSLVATWSEDGATLIPNVLGEFLTPSVVSVDETGEVLVGRIAKERLITHPQLTAATFKRFIGTEKKYELGTYTFSSEELSSFVIKSLKQDAEAYLNEEVTGAVISVPAYFNDTQRKSTKRAAEIAGLTVERLISEPTAAAIAYGLYQEESETKFLVFDLGGGTFDVSILELFEGIMDVKSIAGDNYLGGEDFTRSLMTFFLESHQLDPDSLDPKTLSLIYTQAERCKLTLCNQSAATMNVVIHNQTYETSINRGEFEKIVTPLLLRLRYPIERALRDASLNPNDLDAVILIGGATRMPLVKSVISKMFGRMPYANINPDETVALGAAIQVALKERNKALEEVILTDVCPYSLGTSVVQEFGDGKSESGYFFPIIERNTPIPVSKVERLYTVKDKQQFITIDVYQGENRRVVNNLKLGELKIKIPPAPAGNESVDIRYTYDINGILEVEVISTSTGEKKRTIIQQNAGNLTDAEIEKRLLELRDIKIHPRDREENRLLLAKCERLYEELLGDERKKISILLQQFESVLTTQNDKKIKEASSILKEHIESLERWANR; translated from the coding sequence ATGGCGATAATTGGAATTGATTTAGGGACAACTAATAGTTTAGTAGCAACATGGTCGGAAGATGGTGCAACACTTATTCCAAATGTTTTAGGTGAATTTCTCACACCATCGGTAGTTAGCGTTGATGAAACGGGGGAAGTTTTAGTTGGGCGTATTGCGAAAGAGCGACTAATTACTCATCCACAACTGACAGCAGCAACTTTTAAACGTTTTATAGGAACAGAGAAAAAATATGAGCTGGGTACATATACTTTTTCATCTGAAGAGTTATCATCTTTTGTTATTAAATCTTTGAAACAAGACGCAGAAGCATATTTAAATGAAGAGGTTACCGGTGCTGTAATTAGTGTCCCTGCCTATTTCAATGATACGCAGAGAAAGTCAACGAAACGTGCAGCGGAAATAGCAGGATTAACAGTAGAACGTCTTATTAGCGAACCAACGGCTGCGGCAATTGCTTATGGTTTATACCAAGAAGAATCAGAAACAAAATTTCTTGTATTTGATTTAGGTGGAGGAACTTTTGATGTTTCCATTTTGGAATTGTTTGAAGGGATAATGGATGTAAAATCTATTGCTGGTGATAATTATCTTGGTGGTGAAGATTTCACAAGAAGTTTAATGACCTTCTTCCTCGAATCGCATCAACTGGATCCAGATTCACTTGATCCAAAAACACTATCATTAATTTATACACAAGCAGAACGTTGTAAGCTTACTTTATGTAATCAATCAGCTGCGACTATGAATGTTGTGATTCATAATCAAACATATGAAACGAGTATAAATAGGGGAGAATTCGAAAAAATTGTAACGCCGCTACTGTTACGTCTTCGTTATCCAATTGAACGTGCTCTTCGCGATGCTTCGTTAAATCCGAATGATTTAGACGCTGTAATTTTAATTGGTGGAGCTACTCGAATGCCTCTTGTGAAATCTGTTATTTCTAAAATGTTTGGGCGTATGCCTTATGCAAATATAAATCCAGATGAAACAGTTGCTTTAGGTGCTGCAATTCAAGTTGCCTTAAAAGAACGAAATAAGGCTTTAGAAGAAGTGATTTTAACCGATGTCTGTCCATATTCTTTAGGAACAAGTGTTGTTCAAGAATTTGGAGATGGTAAGTCAGAGTCTGGGTACTTCTTTCCTATTATAGAGAGAAATACACCAATTCCTGTAAGTAAAGTGGAGCGACTATATACAGTAAAGGATAAACAACAATTTATAACTATTGATGTATATCAAGGGGAAAACCGTAGGGTAGTAAATAATTTAAAACTAGGTGAGCTCAAAATTAAGATTCCTCCTGCTCCTGCTGGAAATGAGTCGGTTGATATTCGTTATACATACGACATTAATGGCATTCTTGAAGTTGAGGTAATAAGTACATCAACTGGAGAAAAGAAAAGAACGATCATACAGCAAAACGCTGGAAATCTTACAGATGCAGAAATAGAAAAGAGACTTTTAGAGTTAAGAGATATTAAAATTCATCCGAGAGATAGAGAAGAAAATCGACTTCTTCTTGCAAAGTGCGAAAGGCTTTATGAAGAGTTACTTGGTGATGAACGCAAAAAGATTTCTATACTACTGCAACAATTTGAGAGCGTGCTTACAACGCAAAATGATAAAAAGATTAAAGAAGCTTCCAGTATATTAAAAGAACATATTGAAAGTCTGGAAAGGTGGGCAAATCGCTAA
- a CDS encoding SDR family oxidoreductase, whose product MKNLDGKVALVTGASRGIGRAVAMRLANDGAFVAIHYGRNKTAADETISEIESDGGKAFLIEADFNSMDGIKKLVEQLKNELQIRVGTSEIDILVNNAGIGTQGTIENTTEEVFDEIMAVNMKAPFFLIQQTLPLLRAEGRVINISSAEVRLGFTGSIAYGLSKGALNTMTLPLAKQLGERGITVNTIMPGYTKTDINAKLLDNPEIRNFATNSSVFGRIGQVEDVADAVAFLASSDSRWVTGQILDVSGGFCL is encoded by the coding sequence ATGAAGAATCTTGATGGGAAAGTAGCGTTAGTAACAGGGGCGAGTCGCGGCATTGGTCGTGCGGTTGCGATGAGATTGGCAAACGACGGTGCATTCGTTGCGATTCACTACGGCCGAAATAAAACAGCTGCAGATGAAACGATTAGTGAGATTGAATCTGATGGAGGAAAGGCGTTCTTAATTGAAGCAGATTTCAATTCAATGGATGGTATCAAGAAGCTAGTAGAACAATTGAAGAATGAATTACAAATAAGAGTTGGTACATCAGAGATTGATATTTTAGTAAATAATGCAGGGATAGGTACACAAGGGACGATTGAAAATACGACTGAAGAAGTTTTTGATGAAATTATGGCAGTAAATATGAAAGCACCATTCTTCTTAATTCAGCAAACATTACCGTTACTACGAGCAGAGGGGCGCGTTATTAACATTTCATCAGCTGAAGTAAGACTTGGTTTTACGGGATCCATTGCATACGGTTTAAGTAAAGGTGCACTAAATACGATGACACTTCCTCTAGCTAAACAACTTGGAGAAAGAGGGATAACAGTGAATACAATTATGCCTGGATATACGAAGACAGATATAAATGCGAAATTGCTAGATAATCCGGAAATACGAAATTTTGCTACGAATTCATCTGTGTTCGGACGAATCGGGCAAGTTGAAGATGTTGCAGATGCAGTCGCATTCCTTGCTTCCTCTGATAGTCGCTGGGTAACAGGGCAAATTTTAGATGTTTCTGGAGGGTTTTGCTTATAG
- a CDS encoding Lrp/AsnC family transcriptional regulator — MQNAVKLDEIDHKIMNLLYENARISVSEIGRIISMTQPAVKERMNKLEDQGVIAAYRTKFEPSKINKNIQAFIMFKTSQCSDFIQYCNTAPEVTDLYRISGEFNYMMKVMSDSMDSLATFLDSLMQFGLSSPLIVLKSEFEEKLSF; from the coding sequence ATGCAAAACGCTGTAAAACTGGATGAAATTGACCATAAAATAATGAACTTATTGTATGAAAATGCGAGGATTTCTGTTTCAGAAATAGGACGAATTATATCCATGACGCAGCCTGCTGTAAAAGAGCGTATGAATAAACTTGAAGATCAAGGAGTTATAGCGGCTTACCGAACGAAATTTGAGCCTTCTAAAATTAATAAAAACATTCAAGCATTCATCATGTTTAAAACGAGCCAATGCTCTGATTTTATCCAATATTGTAATACCGCTCCTGAAGTAACAGATTTATATCGAATTAGCGGGGAGTTTAATTATATGATGAAGGTCATGAGCGATTCGATGGATTCTCTCGCTACATTTTTAGACTCGTTAATGCAATTTGGATTATCGTCTCCTTTAATTGTTTTAAAGAGTGAGTTCGAGGAGAAATTGTCGTTCTGA
- a CDS encoding M20 family metallopeptidase has translation MGATGVASQRKTIEESIERNKEKYIETSHDIHANPEIGNQEFYASRTLSLLLGSAGFQLQHNIAGHETGFIARKSSGKQGPAIAFLAEYDALPGLGHACGHNLIGTISVAAAIALSETLEEIGGEVVVFGTPAEEGGPNGSAKSSYVKAGLFKNIDAALMIHPSGKTATTSPSLAVDPLDFHFYGKTAHAAASPEEGINALDAVIQLYNSINALRQQLPSDVKIHGVITEGGKAPNIIPDYAAARFFIRAATRKRCAEVTEKVKNIAQGAALATGAKVKIHQFQNEIDELLVTKTYNDIVAEELELLGEDVNRKERLGIGSTDAGNVSQVVPTIHPYIKIGPDDLIAHTNEFREAARSELGDKALITSAKALANTAYRLITEEGLLEKVKEEFREAQRNQG, from the coding sequence ATGGGAGCGACAGGAGTAGCGTCACAAAGAAAAACAATTGAAGAGAGCATCGAAAGAAATAAGGAAAAGTACATAGAAACAAGTCATGATATTCATGCGAATCCGGAGATTGGTAACCAAGAGTTTTATGCATCAAGAACGTTAAGTTTATTGCTAGGGAGTGCAGGATTTCAGTTGCAGCACAATATAGCTGGACATGAAACAGGTTTTATCGCACGAAAAAGTTCAGGAAAACAAGGACCAGCAATCGCATTTTTAGCGGAGTATGACGCTTTACCAGGACTAGGCCATGCGTGTGGTCACAATTTAATCGGCACAATTAGTGTTGCAGCAGCAATTGCATTATCAGAAACGCTTGAAGAAATTGGCGGGGAAGTTGTCGTATTCGGAACACCAGCAGAAGAAGGCGGGCCAAATGGTAGCGCAAAATCGAGTTATGTAAAAGCTGGTTTATTTAAAAACATTGATGCGGCGCTTATGATTCATCCGAGCGGAAAAACAGCAACAACGAGTCCTTCACTAGCAGTCGATCCACTTGATTTTCACTTTTACGGAAAAACAGCTCATGCCGCAGCTTCACCAGAAGAAGGGATTAATGCATTAGATGCGGTTATCCAACTGTATAACAGTATTAACGCACTTCGCCAACAACTTCCATCAGACGTGAAAATTCATGGCGTCATTACAGAGGGAGGAAAAGCACCAAACATTATTCCAGACTACGCCGCAGCAAGGTTCTTCATCCGTGCAGCAACGAGAAAAAGATGTGCGGAAGTAACAGAGAAAGTGAAAAACATCGCACAAGGGGCAGCGTTAGCAACAGGTGCGAAAGTGAAAATCCATCAATTCCAAAATGAAATCGATGAACTACTCGTAACAAAAACATATAACGACATCGTAGCCGAAGAACTAGAATTACTAGGTGAAGATGTAAACCGTAAAGAAAGACTCGGCATCGGCTCAACCGACGCAGGAAACGTAAGCCAAGTCGTACCAACCATTCACCCGTACATTAAAATCGGTCCAGATGATTTAATTGCGCATACGAATGAATTTAGAGAAGCTGCACGTTCAGAACTTGGAGATAAAGCATTAATTACATCCGCAAAAGCATTAGCAAATACGGCGTATCGATTAATTACGGAAGAAGGGTTGTTAGAGAAGGTGAAGGAGGAATTTAGAGAGGCGCAGAGGAATCAAGGATAA
- a CDS encoding AAA domain-containing protein yields the protein MFGEKEGDYTMNTTTQTPSLSETMKEWHYALAYEIKHWKTIGGSKISIMNGRFLYTDYESTVYVFQLISEVSLPEGSPIRIEFDGEEATGEVLSVHGLEIELKLNDYIQGEIREAVLYSEPWQLLEQLQERLKEAHKDKLKRNRIKRLVDGTSSPKHLEKMKNTKNELAYRSFYNPTTYVWGPPGTGKSYNLSRIISAHYQKGKSVLVLAHSNAAVDVLMSEVTKQIEKKKKWTPGEIVRYGYSQHEHIRNHETLLASKLVETTNGSWGEERLYLEETRQDLREKILSYKATSADKKRIQKIESDLRKQKAKIKEVEKEYIENAKVIGATLSKCAIDSLIYERTFDLVVVDEVSMAYVPQIALAASLGKRIVVCGDFLQLPPIAMANHELVRKWLGEDMFYHAGIVESVNKSEAHPNLFMLQEQRRMHADISKFTNSFIYKNRVYDHPSVSERKELAQLQPFANEASVLFDTSQMGAFSLKDAASGSRFNIMSGLVAMQMMLIGLLDGVQSIGVVTPYRAQSRFLSTCMREMLQRTKYQNIPVLAATVHKFQGSERDMMIFDTVDSYPQERPGVLFFDHKNHRLVNVAVTRARGKFIQLSDCHYMRKNLSRKQALSQLTAHIERHGDVYDRTTSRQLWERKISKRLRWFMEMNLEEPKGLLKDILAAKRKIIISLPSTKQVDKRVWQALMRTNAQITVYSDGPVPLKNVKLQRQNKAFPFIVIDDEIFWAGAPLTSQMIFEGSTEFPYVCARLQAPETIGVLKGFLDIR from the coding sequence ATGTTTGGGGAGAAGGAAGGAGATTATACGATGAATACAACTACTCAAACTCCTTCATTATCAGAAACGATGAAAGAGTGGCATTATGCATTAGCGTATGAAATTAAACATTGGAAAACGATAGGTGGTAGTAAAATTTCTATCATGAACGGTCGTTTTTTATATACAGATTATGAAAGTACAGTATACGTATTTCAGCTTATTTCGGAAGTAAGCTTACCTGAAGGTTCACCCATTCGAATTGAGTTCGATGGTGAGGAAGCGACAGGAGAAGTATTATCTGTACATGGATTAGAAATAGAATTGAAGTTAAATGATTATATACAAGGTGAAATAAGAGAAGCTGTTTTATATAGTGAACCGTGGCAGCTTTTGGAGCAACTGCAGGAGCGATTGAAAGAGGCGCATAAAGATAAGCTAAAACGTAATCGTATAAAGCGTCTTGTTGATGGGACGAGTAGTCCGAAGCATCTTGAAAAAATGAAAAATACGAAAAACGAATTGGCGTATCGTTCGTTTTACAATCCGACAACGTACGTGTGGGGACCGCCTGGAACAGGGAAGTCTTACAATTTATCACGTATTATTTCGGCTCATTATCAAAAAGGAAAATCGGTACTTGTGTTAGCTCATAGTAACGCAGCAGTGGACGTATTAATGAGTGAAGTAACGAAGCAAATTGAAAAGAAAAAGAAATGGACGCCTGGCGAAATTGTTCGTTACGGTTATAGTCAACATGAACATATAAGAAATCATGAAACGCTACTTGCGTCGAAGTTAGTTGAAACGACGAACGGATCTTGGGGAGAAGAAAGACTCTATTTAGAAGAGACACGACAAGATCTCCGTGAAAAGATTTTATCGTATAAAGCGACTTCTGCTGATAAGAAGCGTATACAAAAGATTGAAAGTGACCTTCGAAAGCAAAAGGCGAAAATTAAAGAAGTAGAAAAAGAATACATTGAAAATGCGAAAGTAATTGGCGCAACTTTATCGAAATGTGCCATTGATTCACTTATTTATGAGCGTACATTTGATTTAGTTGTTGTAGATGAAGTGAGTATGGCATATGTTCCGCAAATTGCATTAGCTGCTTCACTTGGAAAACGCATCGTCGTTTGTGGAGACTTTTTACAGTTACCTCCAATTGCGATGGCGAACCACGAACTCGTTCGCAAATGGCTCGGCGAAGATATGTTTTACCATGCTGGGATTGTGGAGTCTGTTAATAAATCAGAAGCACATCCGAACCTGTTTATGCTGCAGGAACAAAGACGTATGCATGCGGATATATCTAAGTTTACAAACTCATTTATTTATAAAAATAGAGTATACGATCATCCGTCTGTTTCAGAACGTAAAGAACTTGCGCAATTGCAGCCGTTCGCAAATGAAGCGAGTGTTTTATTTGATACGAGCCAAATGGGGGCTTTTTCGTTAAAAGATGCTGCTTCTGGTTCACGTTTTAACATTATGTCTGGTTTAGTAGCAATGCAAATGATGTTAATCGGATTGTTAGATGGTGTTCAATCAATTGGTGTTGTGACACCTTACAGGGCGCAGTCACGCTTTTTATCGACGTGTATGAGAGAAATGTTGCAGAGAACGAAATATCAAAACATACCAGTTTTAGCGGCGACAGTTCATAAGTTCCAAGGTTCTGAAAGAGATATGATGATCTTTGATACGGTTGATAGTTATCCGCAAGAACGACCTGGCGTATTATTCTTTGACCATAAAAATCATCGCCTCGTCAATGTAGCAGTGACAAGGGCGAGAGGGAAGTTCATTCAATTATCAGATTGCCATTATATGCGTAAAAACCTTTCGAGAAAACAAGCGTTATCACAATTAACAGCTCATATAGAACGTCACGGAGATGTGTATGATCGCACGACATCAAGACAATTGTGGGAACGGAAAATTTCGAAACGTTTACGCTGGTTTATGGAAATGAATCTTGAAGAGCCGAAAGGGTTATTGAAAGATATTTTAGCCGCAAAACGAAAAATTATTATTTCACTTCCAAGTACGAAGCAAGTGGATAAGCGAGTATGGCAAGCGTTAATGCGTACAAATGCGCAAATAACAGTGTATAGTGATGGACCAGTTCCACTGAAAAATGTAAAGTTACAAAGACAAAATAAAGCATTCCCATTTATCGTAATTGATGATGAAATCTTTTGGGCAGGGGCACCGCTCACATCTCAAATGATATTTGAAGGTAGTACGGAATTCCCGTACGTATGTGCAAGACTGCAAGCACCAGAAACAATTGGTGTATTAAAAGGATTTTTAGATATTCGGTAA
- a CDS encoding VOC family protein, producing the protein MPVRRIEHVGLMVANLETSITFYEKVVGLQLIKRMGHPNPDLKLAFLGVEESKETILELIEGYNSSLPAEGKVHHICFKVDSLEDEIERLKKHKVTFLLGEEIETLPDGTRYIFFAGPDGEWIEFFETER; encoded by the coding sequence ATGCCAGTTAGAAGAATAGAGCACGTTGGACTTATGGTTGCAAACTTAGAAACATCTATTACCTTTTATGAAAAAGTAGTCGGCTTACAACTTATTAAGCGAATGGGACATCCAAACCCAGACTTAAAACTCGCTTTTTTAGGTGTGGAAGAATCGAAGGAAACGATACTGGAACTCATTGAAGGTTACAACTCCTCTCTTCCGGCAGAAGGAAAAGTACATCACATTTGCTTTAAAGTAGATTCATTAGAGGATGAAATCGAAAGACTAAAGAAACATAAAGTAACCTTTTTACTAGGAGAAGAAATCGAAACATTACCAGATGGAACACGTTACATATTCTTCGCGGGTCCTGATGGAGAGTGGATTGAGTTTTTTGAGACGGAGAGATAA
- a CDS encoding DinB family protein, whose amino-acid sequence MNQSPSEEEYAGSSGEYIRLVPDGNIIDILLAQEKQMIELLASLTESQAAYRYAEGKWTLKEVVGHIADAERVMTYRLLRFARGDQTPLTGFNQELFMPPFGSWTTAQLAEDYRAVRQSTITLLRGLPAEAWTRRGTANNLSITARALAYGIAGHELHHMRVIRNRYLS is encoded by the coding sequence ATGAATCAAAGCCCTTCAGAAGAAGAATACGCCGGGAGCTCCGGCGAATATATCCGTTTGGTGCCGGACGGTAACATCATCGATATTCTGCTCGCCCAGGAAAAGCAAATGATCGAGCTCCTGGCATCATTGACCGAAAGCCAGGCCGCATATCGGTATGCGGAAGGAAAATGGACGCTGAAAGAAGTCGTGGGCCACATCGCAGACGCGGAACGCGTCATGACCTACCGCCTACTCAGGTTCGCAAGAGGGGACCAGACGCCTCTGACCGGTTTCAATCAGGAATTGTTCATGCCTCCTTTCGGAAGTTGGACAACCGCGCAATTGGCCGAAGACTACCGGGCCGTACGGCAATCAACGATCACATTGCTGCGCGGGCTACCGGCGGAGGCTTGGACCCGCAGGGGCACAGCCAACAATCTAAGCATTACGGCGCGCGCCCTCGCGTACGGCATCGCAGGACACGAACTTCATCACATGAGGGTCATCCGAAATCGGTACTTGAGTTAA
- a CDS encoding monooxygenase, which yields MAYLLQVDFPFEGPFGEEMEKAFWDLAKSINEEEGFHWKIWTENQETKEAGGIYVFEEKEDAEKYAEMHKNRLEAAGVKDIRVRIFNINEKLTELNRGYIK from the coding sequence ATGGCATATTTATTACAAGTTGATTTTCCGTTTGAAGGTCCTTTTGGTGAAGAAATGGAAAAAGCATTTTGGGATCTAGCAAAAAGTATTAACGAAGAAGAAGGATTCCATTGGAAAATATGGACTGAGAATCAAGAAACAAAAGAAGCTGGAGGCATCTATGTATTTGAAGAAAAAGAAGATGCTGAAAAATACGCTGAAATGCACAAGAACAGACTTGAAGCAGCTGGTGTTAAAGATATTAGAGTAAGAATTTTTAACATCAATGAAAAGTTAACGGAACTGAATCGTGGGTATATTAAATAA
- a CDS encoding DoxX family protein yields the protein MAILILINVVKVVLFLFFLMTGTKIISGKMADEFKRFGLPSFFNFLTGAFEIVGAIGMLIGIWVPTVALLAGLLLGGTMLAAALTLIVLARDPFKKAIPALVLFVLSIGISCYHIF from the coding sequence ATTGCTATTTTAATATTAATCAATGTAGTAAAAGTTGTATTGTTTCTATTCTTTTTAATGACAGGTACGAAAATTATATCTGGGAAAATGGCAGATGAGTTTAAGCGATTTGGTTTACCTTCGTTTTTTAATTTCTTAACCGGAGCTTTTGAGATTGTAGGAGCGATTGGAATGTTGATAGGAATTTGGGTTCCGACAGTAGCTTTATTAGCAGGATTGTTGTTAGGTGGTACGATGCTTGCAGCTGCATTAACTCTTATTGTACTAGCGAGAGATCCCTTTAAGAAAGCGATACCTGCGCTTGTTTTGTTTGTCCTTAGTATAGGAATAAGTTGTTATCATATTTTTTAA
- a CDS encoding MarR family winged helix-turn-helix transcriptional regulator yields the protein MNLHDLIGYLVHRTDVKMTNYFTKKLKPFGVTPEQWGIISVLCSQRATTQKELAEAIDKDQTTVVRMIQSMERKGIVKKALNDQDRRSHNLFLTEKGDELKKTILPVVTDAHHFVTSNLSEEEIKVLQSLLNKLYDTRY from the coding sequence ATGAACTTACATGATTTAATAGGCTATCTTGTTCATCGTACTGATGTGAAAATGACGAATTATTTTACGAAGAAATTAAAGCCTTTTGGAGTTACGCCAGAGCAGTGGGGGATTATTAGTGTTCTTTGTAGCCAAAGAGCCACTACTCAAAAAGAGTTAGCAGAAGCGATTGATAAAGATCAAACTACTGTCGTAAGAATGATACAGTCGATGGAGAGAAAAGGGATTGTAAAGAAGGCTTTGAATGATCAAGATAGGCGTTCACACAACCTTTTTTTAACTGAAAAAGGTGACGAATTAAAGAAAACAATCTTGCCTGTCGTGACAGACGCGCACCATTTCGTTACGAGTAATTTGAGCGAAGAAGAGATTAAAGTATTACAATCATTATTAAACAAATTGTATGATACACGCTATTAA